In Pseudopipra pipra isolate bDixPip1 chromosome 5, bDixPip1.hap1, whole genome shotgun sequence, the following proteins share a genomic window:
- the FAM107B gene encoding protein FAM107B isoform X2, with protein MAEPDYIDDDNPELIRPQKLINPVKSSRNHQDLHRELLMNQKRGLAPQNKPELQKVMEKRKRDQVIKQQKEEEAQKKKSDLEIELLKRQQKLEQLELEKQKIQEEQENAPEFVKVKGNLRRTVQEATEAPDS; from the exons ATGGCTGAACCAGACTACATAGACGATGACAATCCTGAGTTAATTAGACCTCAGAAATTAATTAATCCTGTGAAGTCATCCCGGAATCATCAAGATCTCCATAGAGAGCTACTTATGAATCAGAAAAG GGGTCTTGCACCTCAGAACAAACCAGAGCTACAGAAGGTGATGGAGAAAAGGAAACGAGATCAAGTtattaaacaacaaaaagaagaggaagcacaaaagaagaaatcagACCTGGAAATAGAGCTACTGAAACGACAGCAGAAACTGGAGCAG CTGGAACTGGAGAAACAGAAGATacaggaagagcaggaaaatgcGCCTGAATTTGTCAAAGTCAAGGGCAACTTGAGGAGGACGGTCCAGGAAGCAACAGAAGCACCGGACTCCTAG